A window of Maledivibacter sp. genomic DNA:
TGGCTTCTATAGAAAGTAATTATACAATTTGCTTAATTAATAGAAAAGGACTTGGGAAATGGAAAATAGAAAAGAACAGATTATAAGTTTTTCAATTGACTTTATTAAAAAATATGGGTTTGATAGTTTTAGTTATAAAGACTTATCAGAAGCTGTGGGGATAACAAAGGCCACCCTACATCATCATTTCCCCAAAAAAGAAGATTTAGGGCTTGCTGTTTGTAAAGCTTTGAAAGAGAATGGTCAAAAATTAAGAATGAAGACGGATGGGTTGAATACCGCAAAGGAAAAGCTTAGATATATATTTGATGATGCCATTGATTATGTCAAAAGAATGGAGATTTGTCCACT
This region includes:
- a CDS encoding TetR/AcrR family transcriptional regulator; translated protein: MENRKEQIISFSIDFIKKYGFDSFSYKDLSEAVGITKATLHHHFPKKEDLGLAVCKALKENGQKLRMKTDGLNTAKEKLRYIFDDAIDYVKRMEICPLCSLQAEYNVIPDSMKKMVIDLSEREIDFIAQILQEGIDEGSFEFKGNPRSMALMILTSYKGSILYSRTINGDIITLVLQQIYDQIIK